In Pedobacter heparinus DSM 2366, the following are encoded in one genomic region:
- a CDS encoding sigma-54-dependent transcriptional regulator yields the protein MAKILIIEDDSTFSQVLEGFFTKQGHEPQVVNNVKKAFKITDEQSFDLLLIDYRLPDGTGLDILSHVLEKGLLQPVIIMTSFNDVRTAVKSIQLGAFDYITKPVNPDELMMIIKNALGKKENSRNSAVEHADAIKGKSAIADKLYEHINLVAPTDMSVIIQGESGTGKEYAARALHAQSKRRDKPFVAIDCGALSKDLAASELFGHTKGAFTGALNDKKGQFEAANSGTLFLDEVGNLSYEVQVKMLRALQERIIQPLGSTKTIKVDVRIITATNDDLKTSVANGLFREDLYHRLNEFKIQLPALRDRGKDIELFISHFIKLSNSELDRNVQSISPQAKELLLRYDWPGNLRELKNVIKRMVLLTPGETAEVDALPEEMIISINHSPRPSTSDLKVINELNEKALITETLVKVKYNKSKAAKLLNIDRKTLYSKMERYGIE from the coding sequence ATGGCAAAAATACTGATCATTGAAGACGACTCTACTTTTTCTCAGGTATTGGAAGGTTTTTTTACAAAACAGGGCCACGAACCCCAGGTGGTAAACAATGTAAAAAAAGCTTTTAAAATAACAGACGAACAAAGCTTTGACCTGTTGTTGATTGATTACCGTTTACCTGATGGAACGGGATTGGATATTCTTTCGCACGTTCTGGAAAAAGGGTTGTTACAACCGGTTATTATCATGACCAGCTTTAACGATGTCAGAACAGCCGTAAAATCTATACAGCTTGGTGCTTTTGATTACATCACAAAACCCGTTAATCCGGATGAGTTGATGATGATCATTAAAAATGCCCTGGGCAAGAAGGAAAACAGCCGCAATAGCGCTGTTGAACATGCAGATGCTATAAAAGGTAAAAGTGCTATTGCCGATAAACTTTATGAGCACATTAACCTGGTGGCCCCTACCGACATGTCTGTAATTATACAGGGTGAAAGCGGCACGGGTAAGGAGTATGCTGCGCGTGCCCTACATGCGCAAAGTAAGCGCAGGGATAAACCTTTTGTGGCTATAGACTGTGGTGCCCTGTCAAAAGACCTGGCTGCCAGTGAATTATTTGGCCATACCAAAGGTGCTTTTACAGGTGCTTTAAATGATAAAAAAGGGCAGTTTGAAGCTGCAAACAGTGGTACGCTGTTTCTGGATGAGGTTGGGAACTTAAGTTATGAAGTACAGGTTAAAATGTTGCGCGCCCTGCAGGAAAGAATTATACAGCCGCTGGGCAGTACCAAGACCATTAAAGTAGACGTGCGGATCATTACGGCCACAAACGATGATCTTAAAACCAGTGTTGCCAATGGTCTGTTCAGAGAAGACCTTTACCACCGGCTTAATGAATTTAAGATACAGTTACCGGCTCTGAGGGACAGGGGTAAAGACATTGAGCTTTTTATCAGCCACTTCATCAAACTTTCCAATTCGGAATTGGACAGGAACGTACAAAGCATATCTCCTCAGGCCAAAGAGCTGTTGCTCCGGTACGACTGGCCGGGAAACCTTCGTGAGCTCAAAAATGTGATCAAGCGAATGGTGCTGCTTACACCTGGAGAAACTGCAGAAGTTGATGCTCTTCCAGAAGAAATGATCATTTCTATAAACCATTCTCCCCGGCCAAGTACTTCGGACCTTAAAGTGATTAACGAGTTAAACGAAAAAGCATTGATTACGGAAACCCTGGTTAAAGTAAAGTACAACAAATCTAAAGCGGCAAAACTCCTCAATATTGACCGTAAAACCTTGTACAGTAAAATGGAACGTTATGGCATTGAATAA
- a CDS encoding ATP-binding protein codes for MNKIPRKSFIKAIKGKIIIALLLGCFALFMAWGVSKVAFKEMLTTVENISAPSERLRIVNAISRKISSLDQLQKKQAFNDPGNYSQLFKESRQLRLVLDTLAALYENDAIQLTRILTIKKLLAERDKQFINYLKVRERLVNNKSFSAQVKNLSALVSKSAEQADSTILATEEKTSTTTIYPTEEKPKGFFNKIFGRKKTNEQDNSFKIVNEEKIKRDTIALSAEDRIVKNLGESLKVIEQEQRHKNASFLNREAMLTNANNQLINQMLDVLRKVESEVVAQIEMNGIQAKNVVNTGINTISIIMLVFFLLTVLLLYFILTDITRSNKYRAELELAKDEAEYHGMAKQRFLSNMSHEIRTPLQSIIGYSELIRQQKNPQRKDIDAIYHSSEHLLQIVNEVLDYNRIISGRFTFSEKVFDIEALLAEVVSVMQPQAERKSLKLVTDFVLSGQKYVEGDPFRLKQILYNLLGNAIKFTAEGEVSLSAFYKRQGERLHFTFMVKDTGIGLNEEETKLIFNEFEQVNSIENEEASKAGAGLGLTIIKALIENQGGRIYVKSRKGEGSIFTVYLTFKVAQEPAYENTKVLTPAFNGKVRIVDDDQLILDLCEIICKKHGIDVELFNSPSQLLNSAWDSSVKLVLMDMRMPEMNGVALCKLLREKLGDKVKIYAVTAQVLPDELENLLSNGFDGLLMKPFKAHELLAVLNEEAGAVIQADEIDLDLRGLKKMTFDDEEQLNRILLRFSDDCIDDSDEIRQALTADDQPKLSLLVHRLAGRIAQIGSKKLAAEFRRMEIELSGSEKPDIHKKNRILALLQQLNQLLHLVKQRA; via the coding sequence ATGAATAAGATACCCCGTAAAAGTTTTATCAAAGCCATAAAAGGAAAGATCATTATTGCTTTGCTTTTGGGTTGTTTTGCCTTATTTATGGCCTGGGGTGTAAGTAAAGTAGCTTTCAAAGAGATGCTGACCACTGTAGAGAATATCTCTGCACCAAGTGAAAGATTAAGAATAGTAAATGCCATTTCAAGAAAAATAAGCAGTCTGGATCAGCTGCAAAAAAAACAGGCATTTAATGATCCCGGAAATTACAGCCAGCTTTTTAAAGAATCGCGGCAGCTTAGGCTGGTATTGGATACGCTTGCCGCTTTATACGAAAATGATGCCATCCAGCTCACACGTATTTTAACCATTAAAAAGTTGCTTGCCGAGCGGGACAAACAATTTATCAATTACCTTAAGGTAAGGGAACGGCTGGTCAACAATAAATCTTTCTCTGCACAGGTTAAAAACCTAAGTGCCTTGGTCTCAAAAAGCGCTGAACAGGCCGATAGCACCATTTTGGCCACTGAAGAAAAAACTTCCACCACCACGATCTATCCAACCGAAGAAAAGCCCAAAGGCTTCTTCAATAAAATATTTGGCAGAAAAAAAACGAATGAACAGGACAATTCCTTTAAGATTGTTAATGAAGAAAAGATTAAAAGGGATACCATAGCCCTATCTGCCGAGGACAGGATTGTGAAAAACCTGGGTGAATCTTTAAAAGTGATTGAGCAGGAACAACGCCATAAAAATGCAAGTTTCCTAAACAGGGAAGCTATGCTTACAAATGCCAATAACCAGCTGATCAACCAGATGCTCGATGTGTTGCGTAAAGTAGAAAGCGAGGTGGTTGCCCAGATTGAAATGAATGGCATCCAGGCAAAAAATGTGGTAAATACAGGTATAAATACCATCAGTATCATTATGCTCGTGTTTTTTCTGCTCACTGTGCTGCTGCTGTATTTCATTTTAACAGATATTACGCGGAGCAATAAGTACCGGGCCGAACTGGAACTGGCAAAAGACGAAGCGGAATACCATGGCATGGCCAAACAAAGGTTCCTGTCCAACATGAGCCACGAGATCCGAACACCATTGCAATCCATTATTGGTTATTCAGAATTGATCAGACAGCAAAAAAATCCGCAACGTAAAGACATCGATGCCATTTATCATTCATCCGAGCATTTACTGCAAATCGTAAACGAAGTGCTGGATTACAACAGGATCATTTCAGGCAGGTTTACTTTTTCTGAAAAAGTATTTGATATTGAAGCCCTTTTGGCCGAAGTGGTTTCGGTAATGCAGCCACAGGCTGAGCGTAAATCGCTAAAATTGGTTACAGATTTTGTCCTTTCCGGTCAGAAATATGTAGAAGGTGATCCATTTCGTTTAAAGCAGATTTTGTATAACCTGCTGGGCAATGCTATAAAATTTACTGCCGAAGGGGAGGTAAGCCTATCGGCTTTCTATAAAAGACAGGGCGAACGGCTCCACTTTACTTTTATGGTAAAGGATACCGGGATTGGCCTTAACGAAGAGGAAACTAAACTTATCTTTAATGAGTTTGAACAGGTAAATTCAATAGAAAATGAAGAGGCCAGCAAAGCAGGGGCCGGGCTTGGCTTAACCATCATTAAAGCGCTGATTGAAAATCAGGGTGGGCGGATCTATGTAAAGAGCAGGAAAGGTGAAGGAAGTATTTTCACAGTATATCTGACCTTTAAGGTAGCACAGGAACCAGCATACGAAAATACAAAGGTTTTAACACCAGCCTTTAATGGAAAGGTCAGGATTGTAGATGATGACCAGCTGATCCTTGACCTCTGTGAAATCATCTGCAAAAAGCATGGTATTGATGTTGAACTTTTTAATTCCCCCTCTCAGTTGTTAAACTCGGCATGGGATAGCTCAGTAAAGCTTGTCCTGATGGATATGCGCATGCCGGAGATGAACGGTGTTGCACTTTGTAAATTGCTGAGAGAAAAGCTGGGAGATAAAGTGAAGATCTATGCAGTTACCGCTCAGGTATTGCCTGACGAACTGGAAAATCTTTTAAGCAATGGTTTTGATGGCCTGCTCATGAAGCCTTTTAAAGCGCATGAACTTTTAGCTGTACTGAACGAAGAAGCCGGAGCGGTTATCCAGGCGGATGAGATTGACCTCGACCTGCGCGGCCTGAAAAAAATGACCTTTGACGATGAAGAACAATTGAACAGGATCCTTTTAAGGTTTTCTGACGATTGTATTGATGATAGTGATGAGATCAGGCAGGCTTTAACAGCAGATGACCAGCCCAAATTAAGTTTGCTTGTACACCGGCTTGCAGGAAGGATAGCACAGATCGGATCCAAAAAACTGGCCGCTGAATTCAGGCGGATGGAGATAGAATTATCTGGTAGTGAAAAGCCCGACATCCATAAGAAGAACAGGATCCTGGCACTTTTACAGCAGTTGAATCAACTTTTACATCTGGTTAAGCAACGTGCCTGA
- a CDS encoding patatin-like phospholipase family protein has product MKKILSIDGGGIRGIIPGMILVALEEKLKRESKNPGAAIVDYFDFFAGTSTGGILTCLLLCPSEENPGRPRFTAREALDLYLKHGNEIFKMTFFKRIRAKLGLAGERYNSMVFEGVLKTYFKDTRLSQLLKPCIISAYNIELRKTHFFRQQTAISRGDARDFYLKDVCRATSAAPTYFSVAEIHSLANVRYPLLDGGVFATNPALSGLIEVTKAFNQTRINDIFLVSLGTGRSRRSYDYEHFKKSSAMAIVPAILDIMMSGVAETSDFFLQQLFHSAGKTENYLRIEPDSLESIKEGLDAASPSNIEKLVALGDRTVSENEGRLTVLARLLIEEQKHGANTKPWDFLKAVRSFGSF; this is encoded by the coding sequence ATGAAAAAAATCCTTTCTATAGATGGCGGCGGCATAAGAGGTATCATTCCCGGAATGATCCTGGTTGCGCTGGAAGAAAAGCTGAAACGGGAGAGCAAAAATCCCGGAGCGGCAATTGTAGATTATTTTGACTTTTTTGCCGGCACCAGTACCGGTGGCATACTGACCTGTTTGCTATTGTGCCCCTCTGAGGAAAATCCAGGCAGGCCACGCTTTACAGCCAGAGAGGCGTTAGACCTGTACCTGAAGCATGGAAATGAAATTTTTAAAATGACATTTTTTAAGCGCATCAGGGCAAAACTGGGCCTTGCCGGCGAGCGGTATAACAGCATGGTATTTGAAGGGGTCTTGAAAACTTATTTTAAGGATACCAGGCTTAGTCAGCTCCTCAAACCCTGTATCATCAGCGCTTATAACATTGAGCTGCGGAAAACTCATTTCTTCCGGCAGCAAACTGCAATTTCAAGAGGTGATGCCCGCGATTTTTACTTAAAAGATGTTTGCCGGGCTACATCAGCGGCCCCTACTTATTTTAGTGTGGCCGAGATCCACTCCCTGGCGAATGTGCGTTATCCATTGCTGGATGGGGGTGTATTTGCCACTAACCCTGCCTTGAGCGGATTGATAGAAGTAACCAAGGCTTTTAACCAGACCCGTATCAATGATATTTTTTTGGTCTCGCTGGGCACCGGAAGGTCCAGAAGGTCTTATGATTATGAGCACTTTAAAAAAAGCAGTGCCATGGCCATCGTACCAGCTATTTTGGACATTATGATGAGTGGGGTAGCAGAAACCAGCGATTTCTTTTTGCAGCAGCTGTTTCATTCGGCCGGAAAAACCGAAAACTACCTGCGTATAGAGCCAGATAGCCTGGAAAGTATTAAAGAAGGACTGGACGCTGCCAGCCCTTCAAATATTGAAAAACTGGTGGCTTTGGGCGACCGTACCGTTAGCGAGAATGAAGGTCGTTTAACCGTATTGGCCAGGTTATTGATAGAGGAACAAAAGCACGGCGCCAATACCAAGCCCTGGGATTTCTTAAAAGCAGTAAGGTCGTTCGGGTCCTTTTAG
- a CDS encoding glycosyl hydrolase family 28-related protein has translation MNRLKTLSLILLTLTTVPSFALKTKKDGPSVEIEISRTATHVVRITNDTLVLISGSTYLFTVDTPEDKGLVSTQIGVQQLPQQLRAKDASVQTYRVMARDGSVKTEGELLNGDKLVVSSADGKSSKTYYIALKPMAVGGQLNLQQKNMTLNTRAELTLYFTAGQRTPNATVSIFLPRGIQPTLENTTVNVIGRGDVKLKDLATQSIGRVGSNYSYSKVGSVNITAAANGAAILSFNNLDLRPANGPDLKIVISGVKLETAGAYTFKASYTTNKPEILTSAGIGAETATLNVTSNVSDFERVLNKDIQYKETADSYTTANFSWGVNNNIQNPALMQSLDHGKNWKSLPAKIDSKKGFATVTGLQPNKLYHFKLIVKDGPNKGSSNVLKFYSGKMDVKSLGAKGDGKQDDTQAINEAIATINDMGGGTLLFSSGTYNVRTVHLKSNVYLFLNKDATIKAIKGADAPEPTWFSDKKYRSGLSPTAPGPYADPENYMTKQDVGHHYFRNTMFFGERLDNVKIIGRGLITGDGNLVNGDGVMNNTPDNRADKMFTLKLCTNLEIGGIYHPEDLWYDESKDEPYYIQKDGSKSFDHDNMLKIERGGHFALLATGTDHINVHDTYFAKYNTTNARDIYDFMGCNNVTVTNIYSKVSSDDIVKPGSDCALGFTRPARNYKVRNIIGDTNCNLFQIGSETADDIKDICVDNIYVLGANKAGFSISTNDGAHISDIHLNCGHTGKLHSRSKMFRTRAPFFISISNRARILGATVGRYVFMENGIKHDELLVQNVNIGKVENIILNGIDIAEVYSGSSYGGKNGRWKAYDGKQEKATPIVAGYKLPDPETVTGGLNFKLPNGLHTGYIKNIVFNDVHVLVKGGNAAADTANLAPELGVGQYNVANLKVQPSYGIWARHVSGLTVKNSTFNYEKRDSRYGIFLDDVLGARFSALKLVRAKDNATVIKLKNSSDVAIEDVVYFNDEWGKLPLKLAQ, from the coding sequence ATGAACAGACTTAAAACCTTATCACTGATTTTACTGACCCTAACCACGGTGCCTTCATTTGCTTTAAAAACAAAAAAGGATGGCCCATCTGTTGAAATAGAGATCAGCAGGACTGCTACACACGTTGTAAGGATTACAAACGATACCCTGGTACTGATTAGCGGGAGTACTTACCTGTTTACGGTAGACACACCTGAAGATAAGGGACTGGTTTCAACCCAGATTGGGGTGCAGCAGCTTCCGCAGCAGCTCAGGGCGAAAGACGCATCTGTCCAGACCTACAGGGTTATGGCCCGGGACGGTTCGGTAAAAACCGAGGGAGAGCTCTTAAACGGGGACAAGCTGGTGGTCAGTTCGGCTGATGGCAAAAGCAGCAAGACCTATTACATTGCCCTGAAACCAATGGCAGTTGGCGGCCAATTGAATTTGCAGCAAAAAAATATGACCTTAAATACAAGGGCTGAACTGACTTTATATTTTACGGCCGGACAGAGAACGCCTAACGCCACTGTAAGCATCTTTTTACCCAGGGGTATTCAACCTACATTGGAAAATACAACAGTGAATGTAATCGGGCGTGGTGATGTTAAATTAAAAGACCTGGCTACACAATCGATTGGACGCGTTGGCAGCAATTATTCCTATTCAAAAGTAGGCAGCGTAAACATCACTGCCGCGGCCAATGGTGCTGCCATACTCAGCTTTAACAACCTGGATTTAAGGCCGGCAAATGGTCCGGATCTGAAGATCGTGATCAGTGGGGTTAAACTGGAAACGGCTGGAGCATACACTTTCAAAGCAAGTTATACGACCAACAAACCAGAAATTTTAACCAGCGCAGGTATCGGGGCTGAGACCGCTACACTTAATGTAACCAGTAACGTTTCAGATTTTGAACGGGTGCTGAATAAGGACATCCAGTATAAAGAAACGGCCGACAGCTATACCACTGCCAATTTTAGCTGGGGCGTAAATAACAATATCCAGAATCCGGCTTTAATGCAATCACTGGATCATGGCAAAAACTGGAAATCCTTACCGGCGAAAATAGATTCAAAAAAAGGCTTTGCAACAGTTACCGGCTTACAGCCCAATAAACTATATCACTTTAAACTGATAGTGAAAGACGGGCCGAACAAAGGTTCTTCAAATGTGCTGAAATTTTATTCCGGTAAAATGGACGTTAAAAGCCTTGGGGCAAAAGGCGATGGAAAACAGGATGATACGCAAGCTATCAATGAAGCCATTGCCACGATAAACGATATGGGTGGCGGTACCTTGTTGTTTAGCAGCGGGACCTATAATGTCAGAACCGTCCATTTGAAAAGTAATGTATACCTGTTTTTAAATAAAGATGCAACAATAAAGGCCATAAAAGGTGCGGACGCACCGGAACCGACCTGGTTTAGCGATAAAAAATACAGATCGGGCCTTTCGCCTACTGCACCAGGGCCTTATGCAGATCCTGAAAACTACATGACCAAACAAGATGTAGGGCACCACTATTTCAGAAATACCATGTTTTTTGGTGAACGCCTGGACAATGTAAAAATTATTGGACGCGGACTGATTACAGGAGATGGGAACCTGGTAAATGGTGATGGCGTGATGAACAATACACCTGATAACAGGGCAGATAAGATGTTTACACTTAAGCTTTGCACCAATCTGGAAATAGGTGGTATATACCATCCTGAAGACCTTTGGTACGATGAAAGCAAAGACGAGCCTTATTACATTCAAAAAGATGGCTCAAAATCATTTGACCATGACAACATGCTGAAAATTGAACGCGGGGGACACTTTGCCCTGCTGGCTACAGGAACCGACCACATCAATGTACACGACACTTACTTTGCTAAATACAATACCACTAACGCCAGGGACATTTATGACTTTATGGGCTGCAACAACGTTACGGTAACTAATATTTACTCCAAAGTAAGTTCTGATGATATCGTTAAACCAGGTTCTGACTGTGCTTTGGGCTTTACCCGGCCGGCAAGGAATTATAAAGTACGCAATATTATTGGCGACACCAATTGCAACCTGTTCCAGATTGGCTCTGAAACGGCAGATGACATTAAAGACATCTGTGTTGATAACATCTATGTACTTGGGGCAAATAAAGCTGGCTTTTCTATTTCTACCAATGATGGGGCACACATCAGCGATATCCATTTAAATTGCGGACATACCGGAAAGCTGCATTCCAGGTCTAAAATGTTTCGGACCAGAGCCCCGTTTTTTATTTCGATATCTAACCGTGCGCGCATATTAGGTGCCACAGTGGGCAGGTATGTTTTCATGGAAAACGGGATAAAGCATGATGAGCTGCTGGTTCAAAATGTAAATATTGGTAAAGTGGAAAATATCATCCTCAATGGAATTGATATTGCAGAAGTATACAGCGGTAGTTCATACGGCGGGAAAAATGGCCGTTGGAAAGCCTATGATGGCAAACAGGAAAAAGCAACTCCTATTGTTGCCGGTTATAAATTACCTGATCCGGAAACTGTAACGGGAGGTCTTAATTTTAAACTTCCAAATGGGCTGCATACCGGTTATATCAAAAACATTGTATTTAACGATGTCCATGTATTGGTTAAAGGAGGTAATGCAGCTGCCGACACGGCCAATCTGGCACCCGAACTTGGTGTTGGGCAATACAATGTGGCCAACCTTAAAGTTCAGCCTTCTTATGGCATCTGGGCAAGGCATGTGAGCGGACTTACCGTAAAAAACAGCACTTTCAATTATGAAAAACGCGACAGCAGGTATGGGATATTTTTAGACGATGTACTGGGTGCCAGGTTCTCTGCATTAAAACTGGTAAGGGCTAAAGACAATGCTACCGTTATTAAACTTAAAAATTCATCAGATGTGGCAATAGAAGATGTAGTTTATTTTAACGATGAATGGGGAAAATTGCCATTGAAACTAGCCCAATAA
- a CDS encoding LysR substrate-binding domain-containing protein, with protein MEIRQINYFIKAAEMLHFTEAAAACFVTQSTLSQQIKQLEEELGMLLFDRVGKHVRLTEAGNVYLKHARQIVLDVKKSKQAILELNNLVTGDLKIGVTYAFSSMLLPALAPFSSKYPGIKIVVEYGTAGELEHNLKQAELDVILAFHDQTDNDNVSLEMEHLFSSRISMVVSKKHPLAGLKKISLNELAKVELILPSKGFSSRDLLNELFRKRKLSPLIKIEMNDVHSLLSMVDEGNWATIINEKAILTWENLIAIPISGKEYYKQAFILWQKGIYRKKSATLFVDELIKTLLG; from the coding sequence ATGGAAATAAGACAGATCAACTATTTTATTAAAGCTGCCGAAATGCTGCACTTTACTGAAGCCGCGGCAGCTTGCTTTGTAACGCAATCTACCCTTTCCCAGCAAATTAAACAGCTGGAAGAGGAGCTGGGTATGTTGTTGTTCGACAGGGTGGGGAAGCATGTACGTTTAACCGAAGCAGGAAATGTTTACCTTAAGCATGCCCGTCAAATTGTGCTGGATGTAAAAAAATCAAAGCAGGCCATCCTTGAACTGAACAATCTGGTAACAGGAGATTTAAAGATTGGGGTTACTTATGCCTTTAGTTCCATGTTGCTGCCCGCCCTGGCACCTTTCTCTTCCAAATATCCCGGAATTAAAATTGTGGTTGAATATGGAACAGCCGGAGAACTGGAGCATAACCTGAAACAGGCCGAACTGGATGTGATCCTTGCTTTTCACGATCAGACGGACAACGACAATGTAAGCCTGGAAATGGAACATCTCTTTTCTTCCAGGATTTCGATGGTGGTTTCAAAAAAACACCCCCTTGCAGGCCTTAAAAAGATCTCGCTGAATGAGCTGGCCAAAGTAGAACTGATCCTGCCCAGCAAGGGCTTTAGTTCCAGAGATCTGCTCAATGAACTGTTCAGGAAAAGAAAACTCAGCCCGCTGATCAAAATTGAAATGAATGATGTACACTCCCTGCTTTCCATGGTAGATGAAGGGAACTGGGCTACCATCATCAATGAAAAGGCCATCCTTACCTGGGAAAATCTGATCGCCATCCCCATCTCCGGCAAGGAATATTATAAACAAGCCTTTATCTTATGGCAAAAAGGAATATACAGAAAAAAATCAGCCACCCTTTTTGTCGATGAGCTGATTAAAACCTTATTGGGCTAG
- a CDS encoding MFS transporter has product MFRSLKYRNFKLFFYGQSISLIGTWMQKTAVSWLVYRLTDSAMMLGLVGFVSLIPSLFLSPYAGSLIDRHNRYKILLITQVVSMLQAGALAALIFFKYYHIPFIIFLSLVQGIINAFDVTCRQSLMVEMVEDKADLPNAIALNSTMANLARIVGPAIAGVILSTFGEDFCFVGNFVSYVPVLICLLMMNLNITVMPHGQKSIWTELEEGFKYISGDKDLSSMIVMIGISSLFVIPFNTLMPIFAKTIFNGDAGTFSWFESAAGLGSVVAAMYLANLKSAKPMMRISIIASAIFGLSLVLLSYSGILPIALVFMTLSGLGMMAQTSSINTYIQTHAIPEMRGRAISYYVMAYQGMIPIGSLLIGWTADAFGSRMAVCIAGLIGLGATVSFVLYKSRFSSRRISALILHHK; this is encoded by the coding sequence ATGTTCAGATCATTAAAATACCGCAATTTCAAGCTCTTCTTTTATGGACAATCTATCTCCCTTATAGGAACCTGGATGCAGAAGACGGCGGTAAGCTGGCTGGTGTACAGGCTAACCGATTCGGCCATGATGTTGGGCCTGGTAGGTTTTGTAAGCTTAATCCCCTCACTCTTTCTTTCGCCTTATGCCGGGAGCCTGATCGACAGACACAACCGCTATAAAATCCTGCTGATCACCCAGGTGGTCTCGATGCTCCAGGCGGGGGCTTTGGCTGCTTTAATTTTCTTTAAGTATTATCATATTCCTTTTATTATCTTTTTAAGCCTTGTTCAAGGCATTATTAACGCTTTTGATGTTACCTGCCGACAATCGCTTATGGTAGAAATGGTAGAGGACAAAGCCGACCTGCCTAATGCGATTGCCCTGAATTCTACCATGGCCAATCTGGCACGCATTGTAGGCCCGGCTATTGCAGGGGTGATACTCAGTACCTTTGGCGAAGACTTCTGCTTTGTGGGCAACTTTGTAAGTTATGTGCCGGTACTGATCTGTCTGCTGATGATGAATCTGAATATCACTGTAATGCCCCACGGACAGAAAAGCATATGGACAGAACTTGAAGAAGGTTTTAAATACATATCCGGGGATAAGGACCTGAGCAGTATGATTGTCATGATCGGGATAAGCAGTCTGTTCGTCATCCCCTTCAATACTTTAATGCCTATTTTTGCCAAAACCATTTTCAATGGTGATGCCGGCACCTTCAGTTGGTTTGAAAGTGCCGCAGGTCTTGGATCGGTTGTAGCTGCTATGTACCTGGCCAATTTAAAATCGGCCAAACCGATGATGAGGATCAGCATCATCGCCAGTGCTATATTTGGCTTAAGCCTGGTACTCCTGTCCTACTCAGGGATACTACCTATTGCACTTGTATTCATGACTTTAAGTGGATTGGGCATGATGGCACAAACCTCTTCTATCAATACCTATATTCAAACCCATGCCATACCCGAAATGAGGGGCAGGGCAATCAGTTATTATGTAATGGCCTATCAGGGCATGATCCCCATCGGCAGCCTGCTCATTGGCTGGACGGCAGATGCATTTGGTTCCAGAATGGCGGTTTGCATAGCCGGACTGATTGGGCTCGGGGCTACGGTATCATTTGTGCTGTATAAAAGCAGGTTCTCCAGCCGCAGGATCTCAGCATTGATATTACATCATAAATAA
- a CDS encoding Crp/Fnr family transcriptional regulator, with translation MKNQDGCYDKLIQFTKQRGFAFSDKECKLVHALTKHKTVSAHSILMEQGKPVTKFYFLNSGIVRLFRVHKGVDYTLGLVSTNDFVSTLLYLANGLPSSCGLETLTDATLLEWGKAEVEAMKLQLSVAQDLEMAIMDRLLNWLQDHQIDAVCLTAEERYQKLMEQQPEVIRTIPLKYIASYLGIHQDSLSRIRKIVSRKT, from the coding sequence ATGAAAAATCAGGATGGATGTTATGATAAACTCATTCAATTTACAAAACAAAGGGGATTTGCTTTTAGCGATAAGGAATGTAAGCTTGTACACGCGCTTACAAAGCACAAAACAGTAAGTGCCCATAGTATCCTCATGGAACAGGGCAAACCTGTTACAAAATTCTACTTCCTAAATTCGGGTATTGTCCGTTTGTTCAGGGTGCACAAGGGTGTAGATTATACGCTTGGCCTGGTTTCTACCAATGATTTTGTATCAACCCTCTTATATCTCGCCAATGGGCTGCCCTCTTCCTGCGGCCTGGAGACCCTAACAGATGCAACATTGCTGGAGTGGGGCAAAGCAGAAGTTGAAGCGATGAAACTGCAACTAAGCGTGGCACAAGATCTGGAAATGGCCATTATGGACCGGCTGCTCAACTGGCTGCAAGACCATCAGATTGATGCCGTATGCCTTACTGCTGAAGAGCGGTACCAAAAACTGATGGAGCAGCAACCAGAAGTGATCAGAACAATCCCTTTAAAGTATATCGCCTCCTATCTTGGCATTCACCAGGATAGCCTGAGCCGGATCCGTAAAATTGTTAGCAGAAAAACATAA